In Corylus avellana chromosome ca2, CavTom2PMs-1.0, the following proteins share a genomic window:
- the LOC132169864 gene encoding F-box/kelch-repeat protein At3g06240-like, translated as MFNKTTQNFVLSTLSYETLQLSLTQPAHPSVFGNIKKGNIYVVGSCNGLVCLYARSLDEFEVVIWNPATRETKVVPKSNLPRLLPAGYKTIIDSIEFGFDAKTNDYKIINLLTPYDMLANSFTERIIQSEVYSLSADSWRKGDSPLCCSGELYTVGLNTYINGMASWAASNRSWDGILSFDMSDEVFLKTPLPDDVLDNCNLSKNGLGNCKRSFFLFKESIAMAVTTLVDYCICFDIWRLLEVGVKDSWTKLFTIGPFSEYIDRPLGFWKSSTMFLTKFNQLFLYNPFTNQMVDLQIRGGLRRLVTYKESLVSVQRGNEFEEQDDC; from the coding sequence ATGTTCAATAAAACCACCCAAAATTTCGTTTTATCCACCCTTTCTTATGAAACACTCCAATTATCCCTTACACAACCTGCACATCCATCGGTTTTTGGGAATATCAAGAAGGGTAATATTTATGTTGTGGGTTCTTGCAATGGTCTCGTTTGTCTCTACGCTAGGTCATTAGATGAATTCGAAGTTGTTATATGGAATCCTGCAACTAGAGAAACAAAGGTTGTCCCCAAATCAAACCTGCCCCGCCTCCTCCCCGCTGGCTATAAGACCATAATTGATTCTATCGAATTTGGTTTTGATGCCAAAACTAATGACTACAAGATAATCAACCTTCTTACTCCCTATGATATGTTAGCTAACTCATTCACTGAAAGGATAATCCAAAGTGAGGTATACAGCTTAAGTGCCGATTCTTGGAGAAAAGGTGATAGCCCCCTGTGTTGTTCCGGTGAGCTTTATACCGTTGGCTTGAACACATACATCAATGGGATGGCTTCTTGGGCGGCATCAAATCGTAGTTGGGATGGTATCTTGTCATTTGACATGAGCGACGAGGTATTCCTAAAAACACCGCTGCCAGATGATGTTTTGGATAATtgtaacttatcaaaaaatggTTTGGGTAATTGTAAGAGAAGCTTTTTCTTGTTCAAGGAATCGATTGCTATGGCAGTTACTACCCTGGTTGATTATTGTATCTGCTTTGATATATGGCGGTTGCTTGAAGTTGGTGTGAAGGACTCCTGGACTAAGCTTTTCACTATTGGACCGTTTTCAGAATATATTGACAGACCATTAGGATTTTGGAAGAGTAGCACCATGTTCTTGACAAAGTTTAACCAACTTTTCTTGTATAACCCCTTTACCAATCAAATGGTTGATCTCCAAATTCGTGGAGGCTTGAGGCGGTTGGTTACTTACAAGGAAAGCCTAGTTTCTGTCCAGAGAGGAAATGAATTTGAAGAGCAGGACGATTGTTGA